The Cellulosilyticum sp. I15G10I2 genome contains the following window.
TTTTGAAGACTTTCAAAAAAACTATGATGAGTTAAATAACTTTATTTTGTCGTGGCAAAAAAACAATGTAACAGCACTGGTTGCTGAACAAATAACTTATCCTAATTTACGGGCGCTGCTTTCTGACTTACTTCCTAAAATAGCCAGATATGATACTATCTATACACTTAACCGCTTTCAAATGATTCCAACTTACAACTACAATGCCTTGCTTCATTCCGTTAATTCCATAGCCGAAAATCTTACCTCCGGAGATCTACATAAGCATCAGCTAGGCAGTCTTGAAACTGAAAAGCTGCTAAATCCTATTGAAGATATCGAATTCCTAAAAACCATGATTTCAAGCTTTCTGTTTCAAAGCCCTTTAGCTAGCGCCAGTCAGGTGACGGAATTTTTAGTCAAGATGAACAGCTGCACCATCCCATCTAAACTTAAAGATTATTTTTATCAAGAGTTAGATGCCTTTTTCCCAAAAGACATTGCAGTTCATCACTATAAAGATTTCATACAAAAAACTATTCAATGTGTGGAGGAAAACTTGTCCAATCCGGATTTATCCTTAAAATGGATTGTTGATAATTACCTGTTTATGAATGTTGATTATGTCAGCAAGCAATTCGTAAAGGAAACAGGTCTCAAATTTTCCAATTACTTAAATAAAATACGTATAGAACGCGCCAAACAACAATTACTTCAAAAGGGATCCAATAAAATGTACAGTATCGCAAATGAAATAGGCTGTGGAAATAATCCCCAGTACTTTAGCCAGTTTTTTAAGAAACATACCGGAATGACACCTACTGCATATGTAAAAAAAATGAACACTACTCTCCAGGTTTAATCTATAGGCCAATGACCCTTAGCGATTCATCTGCAACTTTTAAATTAGCTTCAATGGCATTATCTAGTGCATCGCCCATTAAAGCTCATAAATCAACTGGATTATATTGTAAAAGCTGCATAAATGATTGAAATCAGTCGTAAAAAGTGTTATGCTATGAGCGGTAAACCTAAAAAGAATAACGTACTAAATATATTAAAGAGCTTATTTTTATGTTGCTTAAAAAGTGACTATAGGCTCTTTTTTAAGTGATTACAGTCTCTTACGAAGAGGCATAAGAAAGGAATAATATGATAAAAGTTGATAACTTGTCCTACTCATTTCCGCAAAAAGATCTATATAATGAGATTTCATTTACATTAGAAGAGGGTCAACATTGTGCTTTTATAGGAACAAGCGGCAGTGGAAAAACTACACTCATAGATATCATTATGGATCCAGAAAGATATATGTTTAATGGTAATATAGAGATGGATCCAAATTGTAGAATTGGGTATGTAAGTCAATTCTCTGGGCTTGATAAAACAAAAGAGACTACCGTCTTTGAATATATAGCGGAAGCATTTATTAAACTGCAAAATGAAATAACTTCTATTTGTACTGAGATGGAAACATCACAAGACATGGAGCCTCTCCTCGCAAAGTACCAACAAGCTTTAGACGCCTTTGAAGCAATAGGCGGGGATGATTTTGAAAGCACTATTAATAAGAAACTGAGTCTAGCAAATCTAAGTAAGCATAAAGACCTCATGATATCAGAACTTAGTGGCGGAGAATTTAAACTCGTTCAAGTCATTAAAGAAATGCTTACTCGGCCAGATCTCTTGATCATGGATGAACCCGATGTATTTTTAGACTTTGAAAATCTTAATGCCCTTAAAGATCTCATTAATGCTCACAAAGAAATGCTGTTAGTTATTACACATAATAGATATCTCTTAAATCATTGTTTTAACAAAATTCTACACCTTGAAAATATGGAGCTCCAAGAGTTTGACGGAAGCTATATTGATTACAACTTTACATTACTTCAAACTAAAATCGAGCTGCAAGAACTCGCGGCTAAAGATACTGCCGAAATTGAGAGAAATGAAATCTTAATCAATAAACTAAGAGCCATTGCAACGAGTAATGCAGAAGCTGCTAATGGAAAATCTCTCAAAGCTAGAGTTAAAATTCAAGAAAGATTAGAAGCCCGTAGAATCAAAGCCCCGTTTGTGGCTATTAAACAACCCGATATCCATTTCACGACCGATAAGGAACTCGAAGAGACCACTATCTTAAAGGTAAATGATTACAGTGCTAAGTTTGATGAAATCCTTCTAGAAAATGTTAATTTTGAAATGAAATCTACCGACAAAGTAGCTCTTATTGGTGCAAACGGCACCGGAAAAACAACAATGCTTCGAGATATCTTTCAAAATGATTGTCCTGCGATTGCAATAAACCCCGATGCCAATGTCGCTTATTTATCTCAGCTCCAAGGCGAGGTTCTTAATGAGTCTCATACAATACTTGAAGAGTTTTTAGAGGCAGGCTTTAAAACTTCTGCGGAGACTAGCGCCTATCTTTTGGATTATGGTTTTGACGAAGAAGCCCTTCATCAAAAAATAGACTCTTTATCTGGCGGAGAAAAAAATATACTCCAACTGGCTAAAGTTGCTGCAAGTGGCGCAAATCTGCTGCTGCTAGATGAACCAACAAGTCATTTAGACACCTATTCACAAATAGCACTTGAAAAGGCCATAGCAACCTATAATGGTGCGATCCTCATGATTTCTCATGATTATTACTCTATCATAAACTGTATGGATTATGTTTTAATCATTGAAAATAAGACGGTTAGAAAAATGAGTATGCGCAAATTTAGAAAGATGACTTATGCCAGCCATTTTGATAAAGACTATTTAGAAGTTGAACAAAAGAAAAAAGCGATTGAAACAAAAATCGCCTTGGCTTTAAAAGATACTGATTTTGAGCTTGCAAAGAAATTAGCCGAAGAGTTAGAAGTGCTTATTAAGTCATAATCGTTAAAACGTTGGTATGAGTAATCACACCAACGTTTTTTTATAATCATATTAAATAAGACATTGTTTTAAATCTTCCTCAGAGGTACTAATAGGTCTAATATTAAACGTATCAACTAAAACTTGTAGTACATTTGGTATAATAATCCTATCTTACTTATAGTTGTTTTACAAATGCCCTGCCATAGTTAACACACTCCGCTAAGGCTTCTGCGTCAGGCACCCATAAAGCACGATGTCCTGAGTTTACCACTTCCAGTCCCGATTTTTGCAAGCCTTCTGTCAGCTGTTTTACAGCCTCACCACTCCAGCCATAACTGCCAAAGGCAGCTGCTTTTTTCTTTTTAAATTTCAATCCTTTTACCATTTCTAACAAACC
Protein-coding sequences here:
- a CDS encoding response regulator transcription factor, encoding MLKLIIVDDEKVIRETIKNLIDWKSIGIHVVGVCKDGLEAYDMIQDENPDIVMTDIKMPGIMGLELIEKAKAVNSDIEFIILSGYGEFNFAAQAMRNGVQHYLLKPCNEKDIISVISEVKDKCYQKRALKEQQDSLLYNFKKNVLRNTVTECLATPDMLDSLITAYEKFLDFSNTPYHLFHVFYLEEKDLLDFLKDLYAFETRCTPGICLSPVYVKNTLSLFFEDFQKNYDELNNFILSWQKNNVTALVAEQITYPNLRALLSDLLPKIARYDTIYTLNRFQMIPTYNYNALLHSVNSIAENLTSGDLHKHQLGSLETEKLLNPIEDIEFLKTMISSFLFQSPLASASQVTEFLVKMNSCTIPSKLKDYFYQELDAFFPKDIAVHHYKDFIQKTIQCVEENLSNPDLSLKWIVDNYLFMNVDYVSKQFVKETGLKFSNYLNKIRIERAKQQLLQKGSNKMYSIANEIGCGNNPQYFSQFFKKHTGMTPTAYVKKMNTTLQV
- a CDS encoding ABC-F family ATP-binding cassette domain-containing protein; its protein translation is MIKVDNLSYSFPQKDLYNEISFTLEEGQHCAFIGTSGSGKTTLIDIIMDPERYMFNGNIEMDPNCRIGYVSQFSGLDKTKETTVFEYIAEAFIKLQNEITSICTEMETSQDMEPLLAKYQQALDAFEAIGGDDFESTINKKLSLANLSKHKDLMISELSGGEFKLVQVIKEMLTRPDLLIMDEPDVFLDFENLNALKDLINAHKEMLLVITHNRYLLNHCFNKILHLENMELQEFDGSYIDYNFTLLQTKIELQELAAKDTAEIERNEILINKLRAIATSNAEAANGKSLKARVKIQERLEARRIKAPFVAIKQPDIHFTTDKELEETTILKVNDYSAKFDEILLENVNFEMKSTDKVALIGANGTGKTTMLRDIFQNDCPAIAINPDANVAYLSQLQGEVLNESHTILEEFLEAGFKTSAETSAYLLDYGFDEEALHQKIDSLSGGEKNILQLAKVAASGANLLLLDEPTSHLDTYSQIALEKAIATYNGAILMISHDYYSIINCMDYVLIIENKTVRKMSMRKFRKMTYASHFDKDYLEVEQKKKAIETKIALALKDTDFELAKKLAEELEVLIKS